A genomic stretch from Holophagales bacterium includes:
- a CDS encoding ABC transporter permease produces MRRNLFLLTELVRRDLSVRYAGSFGGAGWALLNPLILCGLYSFVFSLIVRIPPPEGFRGTYTEFLLAGLLPWLGLQDALIRSASAVTDQAHLVKKMSFPVGILVVASLLSALVLQAAGLCVFAILSGGFGAGEIHLLPLALGFAFQALILAGPAFAFAAASVLFRDVSQLIGPLLTVVFYLTPILYPESLVPPGLAWALDANPVRDVAGFFRAGLIGTEAPPAGRTLAWASVFAVLAFLGHRFFERSRKVFADVL; encoded by the coding sequence TTGAGACGAAACCTGTTCCTCCTGACCGAGCTCGTCCGCCGTGACCTTTCGGTCCGGTACGCGGGGAGTTTCGGCGGCGCTGGCTGGGCGCTCCTGAACCCGCTCATTCTCTGCGGCCTTTACAGCTTCGTCTTCTCTCTCATCGTCCGGATACCCCCGCCCGAGGGTTTCCGGGGGACGTACACCGAGTTCCTCCTGGCCGGGCTCCTCCCGTGGCTCGGCCTTCAGGACGCATTGATCCGGAGCGCCTCGGCGGTGACGGACCAGGCTCACCTCGTCAAGAAGATGTCGTTCCCGGTCGGGATTCTCGTCGTGGCCAGCCTCCTGTCGGCACTCGTCCTGCAGGCAGCCGGTCTCTGCGTCTTCGCGATCCTCTCCGGCGGCTTCGGAGCGGGGGAGATCCACCTCCTCCCGCTCGCTCTCGGCTTTGCCTTTCAGGCGCTGATCCTTGCTGGCCCCGCCTTTGCATTTGCGGCCGCCAGCGTGCTGTTTCGAGACGTCTCCCAGCTGATCGGCCCCCTCCTCACCGTCGTCTTTTATCTGACGCCGATCCTCTACCCGGAGTCTCTCGTTCCGCCCGGCCTGGCATGGGCACTGGATGCCAATCCGGTCCGGGATGTCGCGGGGTTCTTCCGCGCCGGCCTTATCGGCACCGAGGCCCCCCCGGCGGGGAGAACCCTGGCCTGGGCCTCCGTTTTCGCCGTGCTAGCATTTCTGGGGCATCGATTCTTCGAGCGGAGCCGGAAAGTCTTCGCCGATGTTCTCTAG
- a CDS encoding helix-turn-helix transcriptional regulator — MASGRRLGRGVDSGKEPPRPACEIRSLIPTDPFAGLTPRFGDDTKVLFVVEGPKAVAVRRNISVRTLLRHFREGGRSLSRVRQECRADLVSVLLESGVPVGTVARAIGLSGPQALGRFVRSCFGLTPTALRDVLRRRAAANR, encoded by the coding sequence GTGGCTAGCGGGAGGAGGCTCGGCCGTGGCGTCGATTCGGGGAAAGAGCCGCCTCGACCCGCCTGCGAGATTCGCTCCCTCATACCGACCGACCCCTTCGCGGGACTCACTCCCCGGTTCGGCGACGACACGAAAGTCCTCTTCGTGGTGGAGGGTCCCAAGGCCGTCGCCGTCCGCAGGAACATCTCCGTCCGCACGCTCCTCCGGCATTTTCGCGAGGGCGGAAGAAGCCTCTCCCGCGTTCGCCAGGAGTGCAGGGCCGATCTCGTCTCGGTCCTCCTCGAGAGCGGCGTGCCCGTCGGGACGGTCGCCAGAGCCATCGGCCTGTCGGGTCCCCAGGCGCTCGGAAGGTTCGTTCGCTCGTGCTTCGGGCTCACGCCGACCGCGCTGCGCGACGTGCTGAGAAGGCGGGCCGCGGCAAACCGCTGA
- a CDS encoding helix-turn-helix transcriptional regulator, whose translation MSATVRRSQIIVVGQKIRQIRKSRRLTQADLAGRIGVTQSDLSRMENGEYKVGLDTLFRILQVFELSMSHFFEEPVTEAAESEETPAPDAAGDTQQFVADFEELDEDSRRDVRDFIAFKKIQQQNRQPRWRPEPAPAEAQSDQAPGGTPIPFGRPGGPGRPE comes from the coding sequence ATGAGTGCCACCGTGCGCCGTTCGCAGATTATCGTGGTCGGGCAAAAGATCCGTCAAATACGGAAGAGCCGCCGCCTGACCCAGGCCGACCTCGCCGGTCGGATCGGCGTGACGCAGTCGGACCTGTCGCGGATGGAGAACGGCGAATACAAGGTCGGCCTCGACACCCTCTTCCGGATCCTCCAGGTCTTCGAGCTGTCGATGAGCCACTTCTTCGAGGAGCCGGTCACCGAGGCCGCCGAGTCCGAGGAGACCCCGGCACCCGATGCCGCCGGAGATACCCAGCAGTTCGTCGCCGACTTCGAAGAGCTCGACGAAGACTCGCGCCGCGACGTTCGCGATTTCATCGCCTTCAAGAAGATCCAGCAGCAGAACCGGCAGCCACGATGGCGGCCCGAGCCTGCCCCCGCCGAGGCCCAGTCGGACCAGGCGCCGGGCGGTACTCCCATTCCGTTCGGCCGCCCCGGCGGTCCGGGCCGGCCCGAGTGA
- a CDS encoding PKD domain-containing protein, translating into MGGSPGAQRLTIRYNYGFLVYSLANPGAPARISIEDLLGTDKYPKSGDGQERIGPVAISPDGTRAYGSWTDVSNHGTIVMNASGSSYYPVGDFLPAGDGVRALAALKVGNRQLAFATSSQGIFASDITDYQTIAGPAQKNGIPSALIANAGISSPSGITALEAAGAYHVVSWNSDGLAIVDVSNPGLPGAGLTASFSGRGYAMSQLGLSGAGSITAVAAASHPQSGDLYLLAEASTSLGGGIYASTGVTLNRVDRSTGNLTLVGSYLPPAGARRSQKQIVLLPFDSDVVAFFLEGKDSGGLQPEVHSSSDFARNLAEAAPAFPEPTQALSLKGLRVSGGNVFLYILDSIGSYVASLDCSTAPTPASAALSVEAVPYSGGAATPVADGGSVFIGDQLRIKPAFSPTDAIQPLLSWRLDYDFHDGNALDSSATTYRLKQPDSVLTAGAAFPAQVTLIGPCDPAQVPQSGPAPEPSSGAGCWESVTTNGDWTVPAGTPDFSAAAPADKQLTIGFEAQNALNEGSSSLAKHRIAWKVPRQFLKNTSILSGGALEDLSEGSPLTSGLNWYISQTPVGQAGDDVLTLQACTGTTCTPSPALVQPGNYRYWVTVPYRGGFRTAPCPGLQADQVTCSGDAAKVVSVTDVVLSLTAPAQVLVGTSTTTVPSTSKKGVSVTACPATTNGFSYNFCVLNGGSCPEGAYVTTGLTAPNPFPASGTGSITVPTPAVGTWGLRVRYTYTTAGDCSAPTVAQWPASGWSPLTVLQAVPSIRLRNSSDTSDIPKSIGIYWELTTGQTARLYAELNGVRDTNPPPGLAWRYRPAGTLSETTISGGQGASFSISTAGEYEIVLRGYGLDVIASAGVSAATGGGGGGGGGGGGAPTVSSVTASNYSPSVGQSVTFSCNATQGGAPITSYDWVLASGVTRSTSSSTTTYSYSTAGTKTFSCTANDSAGLSSSTRVSSLTVSGGSDVGSCGFVINNAQGAKVSYDPVTQSYDAASGQPLTFVASGVTSTVSWNFGNGETGSGNPATYTYNVTQNASYTVAMSSGGCSKSYLVYVSAPTGPSFTVADAGTGTALAAPTGVWEANAGQSLRFTANGTVGPVSWDFGDGQISNDAAPVKIYTPLTHTTYTVTLHNNGLMTQKSIKVNGSTGAPLTGNYTYRYADGSTVSRSAVQPNQAIVFTGADQATSYTWDFGDGSALATGSPKEYTFTRGGTFTVKLTVARSGVPGTATTPSPFSFTVLAPPDPLLWVAAGMAYADGGNGARWQSDLSIYNPGTQAATVSLAFVAGAGWDGVTNADWRTLGVGPGETRAFSNILAGFFGLAKGAWGVVLVRGDNVPVSPVVVSRTYNAATAEETGTYGLSVPAMSVSSGVKPQSAAASTFLADLRHDEAYRTNLTVANLKEETAEVEVIFRDAGGNVLGAPARVTVEPRGVKQLNAALSTAPAVGTEPIGGAGWSSPAPHFSAEIKLKRGTGVYPYATVIDQGTGDSIVVTPTLRPAASYRLPGIVRVKGKNGAFWVSDVALLNPSAVARKIRVTYSYVKLGTTRRIEVSDVFSLAPYQLAVAVDFVKYWLGLAEGDQDGYASSYLDFAPASDDPAPTEPIVVTGKTYTPSGTGSVGLQVDAFVFEDGMSEQASRRRLVLSGLEANARYRTNVALFLTPGSTGGAQVDVRVLDAFGRESKKIAFVGLDPTNPFVQLSSADLFAGLSTDDSSRATVVIDSPRGTGHVGAYATVIDNKSEDATFVAGQPAP; encoded by the coding sequence ATGGGCGGGTCCCCGGGCGCGCAGCGCCTGACCATTCGCTACAACTACGGCTTCCTCGTCTACAGCCTGGCGAATCCCGGCGCCCCCGCCAGGATCTCCATCGAGGACCTGCTCGGGACGGACAAGTACCCGAAGAGCGGTGACGGCCAGGAGCGCATCGGTCCCGTCGCCATCTCGCCGGACGGCACGCGCGCCTACGGGTCCTGGACGGATGTCTCGAACCACGGGACGATCGTGATGAACGCGAGCGGATCGTCGTATTACCCGGTCGGGGACTTCCTCCCGGCGGGTGACGGGGTCAGGGCCCTCGCCGCCCTGAAGGTCGGGAACCGGCAGCTCGCGTTTGCCACCAGCAGCCAGGGGATCTTCGCCTCGGACATTACGGACTACCAGACCATAGCCGGCCCGGCGCAGAAGAACGGAATCCCCTCGGCGCTGATCGCCAACGCGGGGATCTCCTCTCCCTCGGGTATTACGGCGCTGGAGGCTGCGGGCGCCTACCACGTGGTCTCCTGGAACAGCGACGGCCTGGCCATCGTCGACGTCTCGAATCCCGGTCTCCCGGGCGCGGGCCTCACGGCGAGCTTCTCGGGCCGGGGCTACGCGATGTCCCAGCTCGGGCTCTCGGGCGCCGGCTCCATCACCGCAGTCGCGGCCGCGAGTCATCCCCAGAGCGGCGACCTGTACCTCCTGGCGGAAGCCTCGACGTCGCTGGGAGGGGGCATCTATGCCTCCACCGGCGTCACGTTGAACCGGGTCGACCGCTCGACGGGAAATCTCACGCTCGTCGGGTCCTACCTGCCGCCGGCCGGCGCGAGAAGGTCGCAGAAGCAGATCGTCCTGCTTCCGTTCGACTCCGACGTCGTCGCGTTCTTCCTCGAAGGCAAGGACAGCGGCGGGCTCCAGCCGGAGGTCCATTCCTCCTCCGACTTTGCGAGGAACCTGGCGGAGGCGGCACCGGCGTTCCCGGAGCCGACCCAAGCGCTCTCGCTCAAGGGGCTGAGGGTGTCCGGCGGGAACGTCTTCCTCTACATCCTCGACTCCATCGGGAGCTACGTCGCCTCCCTGGACTGTTCCACGGCACCCACCCCGGCGAGCGCGGCACTGAGCGTCGAGGCCGTTCCCTACTCGGGAGGCGCCGCCACACCCGTTGCCGACGGGGGCTCGGTCTTCATCGGCGACCAGCTTCGGATCAAGCCGGCCTTCTCGCCGACCGACGCCATCCAGCCGCTCCTCTCCTGGCGGCTCGACTACGACTTCCACGACGGCAACGCGCTCGACTCGAGCGCGACCACCTACCGGCTGAAGCAGCCCGACTCCGTCCTCACCGCGGGTGCGGCGTTTCCGGCCCAGGTCACCCTGATCGGCCCGTGCGACCCGGCACAGGTCCCTCAGAGCGGCCCGGCGCCCGAGCCGTCGAGCGGCGCGGGCTGCTGGGAATCGGTCACGACGAACGGGGACTGGACGGTTCCGGCGGGAACGCCGGACTTTTCGGCCGCCGCGCCCGCCGACAAGCAGCTCACGATCGGCTTCGAAGCCCAGAACGCGCTGAACGAGGGCTCCTCCTCGCTGGCGAAGCACCGGATCGCCTGGAAGGTGCCGCGCCAGTTTCTGAAGAACACCTCGATTCTCTCGGGCGGGGCGCTCGAGGACCTCTCCGAAGGCAGCCCGCTGACGTCCGGCCTGAACTGGTACATCTCGCAGACTCCCGTAGGGCAGGCGGGGGACGACGTCCTCACGCTCCAGGCCTGCACCGGGACCACCTGCACGCCGAGCCCTGCGCTCGTGCAGCCCGGCAACTACCGCTACTGGGTCACCGTGCCCTACCGCGGCGGCTTCCGGACGGCCCCGTGTCCCGGCCTCCAGGCAGACCAGGTCACCTGCTCAGGGGACGCGGCGAAGGTCGTCTCGGTCACCGACGTCGTCCTGTCGCTCACCGCACCGGCGCAGGTCCTCGTCGGGACGAGCACGACCACGGTGCCGAGCACCTCCAAGAAGGGTGTCTCGGTCACCGCGTGCCCCGCAACGACGAACGGCTTTTCCTACAACTTCTGCGTCCTGAACGGGGGGAGCTGCCCGGAAGGGGCCTACGTCACGACGGGCCTGACGGCCCCGAATCCGTTCCCGGCGTCCGGCACGGGCTCGATCACGGTCCCCACGCCGGCTGTCGGCACCTGGGGCCTTCGGGTCCGTTACACCTACACGACCGCGGGGGACTGCAGCGCTCCGACGGTGGCCCAGTGGCCGGCGTCCGGCTGGTCGCCGCTCACGGTCCTCCAGGCCGTACCTTCCATTCGCCTGCGCAACTCCAGCGACACGTCCGACATTCCGAAGTCGATCGGCATCTACTGGGAGCTGACGACCGGCCAGACGGCGAGGCTCTACGCCGAGCTGAACGGCGTTCGTGACACGAACCCCCCTCCAGGCCTGGCCTGGAGATACAGGCCGGCGGGCACGCTCTCGGAAACCACGATTTCGGGAGGGCAGGGGGCGAGCTTCTCCATCTCCACCGCGGGGGAGTACGAGATCGTCCTGAGAGGCTACGGCCTCGACGTCATCGCGAGCGCGGGCGTCAGCGCGGCGACCGGCGGAGGCGGAGGCGGTGGAGGTGGTGGTGGCGGCGCGCCGACCGTGTCCTCGGTGACGGCCTCCAACTATTCTCCGAGCGTCGGGCAATCGGTCACTTTCTCCTGTAACGCCACCCAGGGAGGCGCGCCGATCACCTCCTACGACTGGGTTCTCGCGAGCGGGGTGACCAGGTCGACCTCCTCGTCGACCACCACCTACTCCTACAGCACCGCGGGGACGAAGACGTTCTCCTGCACGGCCAACGACAGCGCCGGGCTGTCGAGCAGCACGCGCGTGAGCTCGCTGACGGTTTCGGGCGGCAGCGACGTCGGATCGTGCGGGTTCGTCATCAACAACGCGCAGGGCGCGAAGGTCTCGTACGACCCGGTGACGCAGAGCTACGACGCGGCGAGCGGCCAGCCCCTGACCTTCGTGGCGTCCGGAGTGACGTCGACCGTCAGCTGGAACTTCGGCAATGGCGAGACGGGCTCCGGCAACCCCGCCACCTATACGTACAACGTGACCCAGAATGCCTCGTACACGGTGGCGATGTCTTCCGGCGGCTGTTCCAAGAGCTACCTCGTCTACGTGTCGGCCCCGACCGGACCGAGCTTCACCGTAGCCGACGCCGGAACGGGTACGGCCCTCGCGGCCCCGACGGGAGTCTGGGAGGCCAACGCCGGCCAGAGCCTGAGGTTCACGGCGAACGGGACGGTGGGGCCGGTCAGCTGGGACTTCGGCGACGGCCAGATCTCGAACGACGCCGCGCCGGTCAAGATCTACACCCCGCTCACCCACACGACCTACACCGTGACTCTCCACAACAACGGTCTGATGACGCAGAAGAGCATCAAGGTCAACGGATCCACGGGTGCGCCGCTGACCGGGAACTACACGTACCGGTACGCGGACGGATCGACGGTGAGCCGATCGGCCGTGCAGCCCAACCAGGCGATCGTCTTCACGGGCGCCGATCAGGCGACGTCGTACACCTGGGACTTCGGCGACGGCTCGGCTCTCGCCACCGGCTCGCCGAAGGAGTACACCTTCACGCGCGGCGGGACGTTCACCGTGAAGCTCACCGTGGCGCGCAGCGGAGTCCCCGGCACGGCCACCACACCGTCGCCGTTCTCGTTCACCGTGCTCGCACCGCCCGACCCGCTCCTGTGGGTGGCAGCGGGCATGGCCTACGCCGACGGCGGGAACGGCGCGCGTTGGCAGTCGGACCTGTCGATCTACAACCCCGGAACGCAGGCGGCTACGGTCTCGCTGGCGTTCGTCGCGGGCGCCGGGTGGGATGGCGTCACGAACGCCGACTGGCGGACGCTCGGAGTCGGTCCGGGCGAAACGCGCGCCTTCTCGAACATCCTCGCCGGCTTCTTCGGCCTCGCGAAGGGCGCGTGGGGCGTCGTCCTCGTCCGAGGCGACAACGTTCCCGTCTCTCCCGTGGTCGTGAGCCGCACGTACAACGCGGCAACCGCCGAGGAGACCGGAACGTACGGCCTGTCGGTCCCGGCCATGTCGGTGTCCTCCGGCGTGAAGCCCCAGTCGGCGGCGGCGTCGACCTTCCTCGCCGACCTTCGGCACGACGAGGCGTACCGGACGAACCTGACCGTGGCCAACCTGAAAGAAGAGACGGCCGAGGTCGAGGTCATCTTCCGCGACGCGGGAGGGAACGTCCTCGGGGCACCCGCGCGCGTGACGGTCGAGCCGCGCGGGGTGAAGCAGCTCAACGCGGCCCTTTCGACGGCCCCTGCGGTCGGGACGGAACCGATCGGCGGCGCCGGCTGGAGCAGCCCGGCCCCGCACTTCTCGGCCGAAATCAAACTGAAGCGTGGAACGGGCGTCTATCCCTACGCCACCGTGATCGACCAGGGCACCGGCGACTCGATCGTCGTCACGCCCACACTCCGTCCCGCCGCCAGCTACCGTCTTCCGGGCATCGTCCGGGTGAAGGGCAAGAACGGCGCCTTCTGGGTGAGCGACGTGGCCCTCCTGAACCCCAGCGCCGTCGCGCGGAAGATCCGCGTCACGTACTCCTACGTGAAGCTCGGCACGACGCGCCGCATCGAGGTCTCCGACGTCTTCTCCCTCGCGCCGTATCAGCTCGCGGTCGCGGTCGACTTCGTGAAGTACTGGCTGGGCCTGGCGGAAGGCGACCAGGACGGCTACGCGTCGTCCTACCTCGACTTCGCGCCGGCATCCGACGACCCGGCGCCGACGGAACCGATCGTCGTCACCGGGAAGACCTACACGCCGTCGGGCACGGGCTCGGTCGGGCTCCAGGTGGATGCCTTCGTCTTCGAAGACGGCATGAGCGAGCAGGCCTCCCGCCGCAGGCTCGTACTCTCCGGCCTCGAGGCGAACGCCCGCTACCGCACGAACGTCGCGCTCTTCCTCACACCCGGCTCGACGGGAGGCGCCCAGGTGGACGTCCGCGTGCTCGACGCGTTCGGCCGGGAGTCGAAGAAGATTGCGTTCGTCGGCCTCGATCCCACGAATCCTTTCGTGCAGCTGAGCAGCGCGGACCTCTTCGCGGGCCTGAGCACGGACGACTCGTCCCGGGCGACCGTCGTCATCGACTCGCCCCGAGGCACCGGCCACGTCGGGGCCTACGCCACGGTCATCGACAACAAGTCCGAGGATGCGACCTTCGTCGCGGGCCAGCCGGCGCCCTGA
- a CDS encoding VCBS repeat-containing protein, which yields MKRLCFLALPLALISLPGCTSSSQAGKGAAAPVPAEAPVPTAEQEERARQAVESARRMAGAPPVDLEANPEEPWIIVTDEATGKKLQRVPKSKTLKVVDGKLRHTLLNPAMFTMDFVREDEKYYYVVAPDDAATARRKAAEVVPDGLAPIIEFPESEYEVVTPKTSRTRLRFEEKSAGLPTSGFWRSTMKVADLDGDGSPEIVTGPPRLAGGTFRVFRFDGAAWQPVTVQVDPAEEGVRFGYGGVAVADMDADGKPDVLGIGHGSGPVVAYNLGGWKFRLEARGMPRQMTGRSLGAGDVDGDGRLDVVAVSDDPESLRRAEAQEKATMYTAPGSNPTGRTEGEGYREGFDMRAFFQKPDGRFEESTAGFEMACFGYSMSLAAPPLAGGPPFFVSGCRYQGGRALLYEWDAPAKAFRSVGRGVVENYSFHSGTAVGTYRGFPAAFASYVKGNAPGAVARPIRGHGVSIYYRDRDGWKARRLVKVLAEAGDESQGLGVGDLNGDGLDDVVWADDSLGRVRVFFQTAGGDFEELDAALQPRFVNHSMDVKVVDVDRDGKNDVVLMYEFRTTDKSRAGGLRFFRNLG from the coding sequence TTGAAGAGACTCTGTTTCCTCGCCCTGCCCCTCGCTCTGATCTCCCTCCCCGGCTGCACCTCTTCTTCCCAGGCGGGGAAGGGGGCTGCGGCACCCGTCCCGGCAGAGGCTCCGGTTCCCACGGCCGAGCAGGAGGAGCGCGCCAGACAGGCCGTGGAGTCCGCCCGCCGGATGGCCGGCGCGCCGCCCGTCGATCTGGAAGCGAACCCGGAAGAGCCGTGGATCATCGTGACGGACGAAGCGACCGGAAAGAAGCTCCAGCGGGTCCCGAAGAGCAAGACGCTGAAGGTCGTGGACGGCAAGCTCCGGCATACGCTCCTGAATCCGGCCATGTTCACCATGGACTTCGTCCGCGAGGACGAAAAGTACTACTACGTCGTCGCTCCCGACGACGCTGCGACCGCCCGTCGGAAGGCGGCCGAGGTGGTTCCCGACGGCCTTGCGCCGATCATCGAGTTCCCGGAGAGCGAGTACGAGGTCGTGACGCCGAAGACCTCCCGCACCCGGCTGCGTTTCGAGGAAAAGTCCGCGGGCCTTCCCACGTCGGGGTTCTGGCGCTCCACCATGAAAGTCGCGGACCTCGACGGAGACGGCTCGCCGGAGATCGTCACGGGTCCCCCGAGGCTCGCGGGCGGGACGTTCCGGGTCTTCCGCTTCGACGGCGCGGCGTGGCAGCCCGTGACCGTCCAGGTGGACCCCGCCGAAGAGGGGGTCCGGTTCGGGTACGGCGGAGTTGCCGTCGCCGACATGGACGCCGACGGAAAGCCCGACGTGCTCGGTATCGGCCACGGTTCCGGCCCGGTCGTGGCGTACAACCTCGGGGGGTGGAAGTTCCGCCTCGAGGCGCGCGGGATGCCCCGGCAGATGACCGGCCGTTCCCTCGGCGCCGGGGACGTCGACGGCGACGGCCGGCTCGACGTCGTCGCGGTCTCGGACGACCCCGAGTCTCTCCGGAGGGCGGAAGCCCAGGAAAAGGCCACCATGTACACCGCTCCCGGCTCCAATCCGACCGGGCGAACCGAAGGGGAGGGCTACCGGGAGGGCTTCGACATGCGCGCGTTCTTCCAGAAGCCCGACGGTCGCTTCGAGGAATCGACGGCCGGATTCGAGATGGCCTGCTTCGGCTATTCGATGAGCCTCGCCGCTCCGCCTCTGGCCGGCGGGCCGCCCTTCTTCGTCTCCGGCTGCCGGTACCAGGGCGGCCGGGCCCTCCTCTACGAGTGGGACGCTCCTGCGAAGGCATTCCGCTCCGTGGGCCGAGGCGTCGTGGAGAACTACAGCTTTCACAGCGGAACGGCCGTCGGAACCTACCGGGGTTTCCCGGCAGCCTTCGCGTCCTACGTCAAGGGGAACGCGCCCGGAGCCGTCGCCCGGCCGATCCGGGGACACGGGGTGTCGATCTACTACCGCGACCGGGACGGCTGGAAGGCCAGGAGGCTCGTCAAGGTCCTCGCGGAGGCCGGGGACGAGTCGCAGGGCCTCGGAGTGGGCGACCTGAATGGCGACGGCCTCGACGACGTCGTCTGGGCGGACGATTCCCTGGGCCGGGTCCGGGTCTTCTTCCAGACCGCCGGCGGCGATTTCGAGGAGCTCGACGCGGCCCTTCAGCCGAGGTTCGTCAACCATTCCATGGACGTCAAGGTCGTCGACGTGGACAGGGACGGAAAGAACGACGTCGTTCTCATGTACGAATTCCGGACCACCGACAAGTCCCGCGCGGGCGGACTGCGGTTCTTCCGGAACCTCGGATGA